In a genomic window of Drosophila takahashii strain IR98-3 E-12201 chromosome 3L, DtakHiC1v2, whole genome shotgun sequence:
- the Sarm gene encoding NAD(+) hydrolase sarm1 isoform X6 has product MSNHQAPWPVRKGIFRSTGQSDFTPTRSPSPIVEMPLSPPPVATPPNKFGISSPLSPPPQPIQVVAGSTGATTMSTTASAARMSGAASSSSSSSSSSSSSSSQSSSTSSSHTREALSLRTGDITQQASNNVAATSITVQSENFSADKKAISQSQQSQTMTSNGIISQEKHVSSASQANYSMLHKGVSSTGSSMITSQMSAMNGQMLKLTDLKLDDLKSLTAGSGQQEIEQTINKYSNMLTSIVSSLQEDERGGTAIATHEVGAKKSQYLEKINEVIRRAWAVPTHGHELGYSLCNSLRQSGGLDLLMKNCVKPDLQFSSAQLLEQCLTTENRKHVVDNGLDKVVNVACVCTKNSNMEHSRVGTGILEHLFKHSEGTCSDVIRLGGLDAVLFECRTSDLETLRHCASALANLSLYGGAENQEEMILRKVPMWLFPLAFHNDDNIKYYACLAIAVLVANKEIEAEVLKSGCLDLVEPFVTTHDPSAFARSNLAHAHGQSKHWLKRLVPVLSSNREEARNLAAFHFCMEAGIKREQGNTDIFREINAIEALKTVASCPNAIASKFAAQALRLIGETVPHKLSQQVPLWSVEDVQEWVKQIGFNDYIDKFNESQVDGDLLLKLNHDNLRADIGICNGILLKRFERELQNLKRMADYSSKDTAKMHQFLSEIGTDYCTYTYAMLNAGIDKCALPHVNEDMLMTECGIHNSIHRLRILNAVKNLENSLPSSSEENMAKTLDVFVSYRRSNGSQLASLLKVHLQLRGFSVFIDVERLEAGKFDNGLLNSIRQAKNFVLVLTPDALHRCINDEDCKDWVHREIVAALNSNCNIIPIMDQHFDWPEVERLPEDMRSVAHFNGVSWIHDYQDACIDKLERFLRGEKNIDRIAAMVPGTPGSVSYQRMHSNDSDYQGGGGSGAATGGAGGGGGGGGAGSVVDGLMAAANGSGQANHQANRYRQSPSPARQRGSTSQLSGYSRAPSKRSQILTPYRTQQAALLHKSGAGSASMQNMTPLAYLPPRRSSAAGLGHGSGSGMGSGYRSHSVDGLLDQAGSTPEQRIAAAAAKVTAGSTALTNASSTSTLQPEEEEEAEAPTTGDSVMRRDKHTLSPPANVQQHRKSRSLDHILSKQTLAELLPPSSELSDGTQSMQNLAIPMTPQPQRRDTSSSSKSPTPERPPQPTRERERARERQSPEGVSATESEREDQPDGCLRHGNQQRASASVHRGASLTSNKTSNSSLGSNYSAGGNNKTIFNRTMKKVRSLMKNNELEDEELSGIILSKATSPNAGRMIFW; this is encoded by the exons ATGTCCAATCATCAGGCACCCTGGCCCGTTCGCAAGGGCATCTTCCGCTCGACCGGCCAGTCGGACTTCACGCCCACCCGATCGCCCAGTCCCATTGTGGAGATGCCGTTATCACCGCCGCCtgtggccacgccccccaatAAATTCGGAATCTCTTCACCGCTCTCCCCGCCGCCACAGCCCATTCAAGTGGTGGCCGGTTCAACGGGAGCCACTACCATGTCCACCACTGCGTCCGCTGCCAGAATGTCTGGAGCAgcttcgtcctcctcctcctcctcttcgtcgtcgtcgtcgtcctcgtcgCAATCCTCCTCCACTTCTAGTTCGCACACCAGA GAAGCGCTCTCTCTGCGCACCGGCGACATCACACAGCAGGCGAGCAACAATGTGGCCGCCACCAGTATTACGGTGCAGAGCGAGAACTTCTCGGCAGACAAGAAGGCGATCTCGCAGTCGCAGCAATCGCAGACGATGACCTCCAACGGGATCATCAGCCAGGAGAAGCATGTGTCCTCCGCCTCGCAGGCCAACTACTCGATGCTGCACAAGGGCGTCTCGAGCACCGGCAGCAGCATGATCACCTCCCAGATGTCCGCGATGAACGGACAGATGCTGAAGCTCACCGATCTCAAGTTGGACGACCTCAAGTCTTTAACAGCGGGCAGTGGGCAGCAGGAGATCGAGCAGACGATCAACAAGTATTCCAACATGCTCACCTCGATAGTGAGTTCGCTGCAGGAGGACGAGCGAGGTGGCACCGCCATAGCCACGCATGAGGTGGGTGCCAAGAAGTCGCAGTACCTGGAGAAGATCAACGAGGTTATCCGGAGGGCCTGGGCAGTGCCCACCCATGGTCACGAGCTGGGCTACTCGCTGTGCAACTCACTGCGCCAAAGTGGCGGCCTCGATCTTCTCATGAAGAACTGCGTGAAGCCAGATTTGCAGTTCTCCTCCGCCCAGCTACTCGAGCAGTGCCTGACCACCGAGAACCGCAAGCATGTGGTGGACAATGGCCTCGATAAGGTCGTGAATGTGGCCTGCGTTTGCACGAAGAACTCGAATATGGAGCACTCGCGTGTGGGCACGGGCATCCTGGAGCATCTGTTCAAGCACTCGGAAGGCACTTGTTCGGATGTGATAAGGCTAGGAGGTCTGGACGCCGTGCTCTTCGAGTGCCGCACCAGCGATCTGGAGACCCTGCGCCACTGCGCCAGTGCTTTGGCGAATCTGTCGCTCTACGGCGGAGCCGAGAATCAGGAGGAGATGATCCTGCGCAAGGTGCCCATGTGGCTGTTCCCGCTGGCCTTTCACAACGACGACAACATCAAGTACTATGCCTGCCTCGCGATTGCAGTGCTGGTGGCCAACAAGGAGATCGAGGCGGAGGTGCTGAAGTCGGGATGCCTGGATCTGGTGGAGCCCTTTGTCACCACCCATGATCCCTCGGCCTTTGCGAGATCCAATCTGGCGCATGCCCACGGGCAGAGCAAACATTGGCTCAAGCGATTGGTGCCGGTGCTCAGTTCAAATCGCGAAGAGGCCCGCAATCTGGCAGCCTTCCACTTTTGCATGGAGGCGGGCATCAAGAGGGAGCAGGGCAACACGGACATCTTCCGGGAGATCAATGCCATAGAGGCTCTAAAGACCGTGGCCAGTTGCCCCAATGCCATTGCCTCCAAATTTGCGGCCCAGGCTTTAAGATTAATCGGGGAGACTGTGCCGCACAAGCTGTCGCAACAGGTGCCCCTGTGGTCCGTGGAGGATGTGCAGGAGTGGGTGAAGCAGATCGGATTCAATGACTACATCGACAAGTTCAACGAGTCCCAGGTGGACGGCGATCTGTTGCTGAAGCTCAACCATGATAATCTTCGGGCGGACATTGGAATCTGCAATGGAATCCTGCTGAAGCGATTCGAACGCGAGCTGCAAAACCTCAAGCGAATGGCCGACTACTCGTCCAAGGACACGGCCAAGATGCACCAGTTTCTCTCGGAGATCGGCACCGACTACTGCACCTACACGTATGCCATGCTGAACGCGGGCATCGATAAGTGTGCCTTGCCGCATGTCAACGAGGACATGCTGATGACGGAGTGCGGCATCCACAATTCAATCCATCGCCTGCGAATCCTCAATGCGGTGAAGAACCTGGAGAACTCGCTGCCCAGCTCGTCGGAGGAGAATATGGCCAAGACACTGGATGTCTTTGTTAGCTACCGGCGATCCAATGGCTCTCAGCTGGCCAGCCTGCTCAAG GTTCACCTGCAGCTGCGTGGCTTCTCCGTGTTTATCGACGTGGAGCGTCTGGAGGCGGGCAAATTCGACAACGGCCTCTTGAACAGTATTCGGCAGGCAAAGAACTTTGTCTTAGTATTAACGCCCGATGCTTTGCACCGCTGCATCAACGACGAGGACTGCAAGGACTGGGTGCATCGC GAAATCGTGGCCGCTTTGAACTCGAACTGCAACATCATACCCATCATGGACCAGCACTTCGATTGGCCCGAGGTGGAGCGACTGCCGGAGGACATGCGCAGCGTGGCGCACTTCAATGGGGTTAGTTGGATCCACGACTACCAGGACGCCTGCATCGATAAGCTCGAAAG ATTTTTGCGCGGCGAAAAGAATATCGATCGCATTGCGGCGATGGTGCCGGGCACCCCCGGTTCGGTCTCATACCAAAGAATGCACAGCAACGACTCCGACTACCAGGGCGGCGGCGGATCAGGAGCAGCAactggaggagcaggaggaggaggtggtggcggCGGCGCAGGCAGTGTGGTGGATGGCCTGATGGCGGCGGCCAATGGCAGCGGACAAG CTAATCACCAGGCAAATAGGTACCGCCAATCCCCCTCACCAGCCCGCCAAAGGGGCAGCACCTCGCAGCTGAGTGGCTATTCGCGGGCGCCCTCGAAGCGCTCCCAGATCCTCACTCCCTATCGCACCCAGCAGGCTGCCCTGCTGCACAAATCGGGAGCGGGTTCCGCGTCCATGCAGAACATGACGCCGCTGGCGTATCTGCCACCGCGTCGCAGTTCGGCGGCGGGATTGGGTCATGGATCTGGTTCCGGCATGGGCAGTGGCTATCGATCGCACAGCGTGGATGGGTTGCTGGACCAGGCGGGCTCGACGCCCGAACAGAGGatagcagcggcagcggccaAGGTGACGGCGGGCAGCACGGCTCTAACGAATGCCAGTTCCACGAGCACCCTGCAAcccgaagaggaggaggaggcggaagCGCCCACCACCGGTGACTCGGTGATGCGGCGGGACAAGCATACCCTGTCGCCACCGGCGAATGTCCAGCAGCACCGGAAGTCCCGAAGCCTGGACCACATACTCAGCAAACAGACGCTGGCCGAACTGCTGCCACCGAGTAGCGAACTCTCGGACGGAACGCAGAGTATGCAGAATCTGGCCATTCCAATGACCCCGCAACCCCAGCGAAGGGACACCAGCTCCTCCTCGAAATCACCGACGCCCGAAAGACCTCCGCAACCCACGAGGGAGCGGGAGAGGGCGAGGGAACGGCAGAGTCCCGAGGGCGTGAGTGCTACGGAAAGCGAGCGGGAGGATCAGCCCGATGGGTGTCTGCGACATGGCAATCAACAGAGGGCTTCGGCCTCGGTTCATCGCGGAGCCAGTTTGACTAGCAACAAGACCTCCAACTCGTCGCTGGGCTCCAACTACAGTGCCGGGGGAAACAACAAGACGATCTTCAATCGAACGATGAAGAAGGTCCGCTCGCTGATGAAAAA CAACGAACTGGAGGACGAGGAACTGTCGGGCATTATTCTGTCCAAGGCCACCTCCCCCAATGCTGGCCGCATGATATTTTGGTAG
- the Sarm gene encoding NAD(+) hydrolase sarm1 isoform X7: MKNVREIPIEVEQSKEALSLRTGDITQQASNNVAATSITVQSENFSADKKAISQSQQSQTMTSNGIISQEKHVSSASQANYSMLHKGVSSTGSSMITSQMSAMNGQMLKLTDLKLDDLKSLTAGSGQQEIEQTINKYSNMLTSIVSSLQEDERGGTAIATHEVGAKKSQYLEKINEVIRRAWAVPTHGHELGYSLCNSLRQSGGLDLLMKNCVKPDLQFSSAQLLEQCLTTENRKHVVDNGLDKVVNVACVCTKNSNMEHSRVGTGILEHLFKHSEGTCSDVIRLGGLDAVLFECRTSDLETLRHCASALANLSLYGGAENQEEMILRKVPMWLFPLAFHNDDNIKYYACLAIAVLVANKEIEAEVLKSGCLDLVEPFVTTHDPSAFARSNLAHAHGQSKHWLKRLVPVLSSNREEARNLAAFHFCMEAGIKREQGNTDIFREINAIEALKTVASCPNAIASKFAAQALRLIGETVPHKLSQQVPLWSVEDVQEWVKQIGFNDYIDKFNESQVDGDLLLKLNHDNLRADIGICNGILLKRFERELQNLKRMADYSSKDTAKMHQFLSEIGTDYCTYTYAMLNAGIDKCALPHVNEDMLMTECGIHNSIHRLRILNAVKNLENSLPSSSEENMAKTLDVFVSYRRSNGSQLASLLKVHLQLRGFSVFIDVERLEAGKFDNGLLNSIRQAKNFVLVLTPDALHRCINDEDCKDWVHREIVAALNSNCNIIPIMDQHFDWPEVERLPEDMRSVAHFNGVSWIHDYQDACIDKLERFLRGEKNIDRIAAMVPGTPGSVSYQRMHSNDSDYQGGGGSGAATGGAGGGGGGGGAGSVVDGLMAAANGSGQANHQANRYRQSPSPARQRGSTSQLSGYSRAPSKRSQILTPYRTQQAALLHKSGAGSASMQNMTPLAYLPPRRSSAAGLGHGSGSGMGSGYRSHSVDGLLDQAGSTPEQRIAAAAAKVTAGSTALTNASSTSTLQPEEEEEAEAPTTGDSVMRRDKHTLSPPANVQQHRKSRSLDHILSKQTLAELLPPSSELSDGTQSMQNLAIPMTPQPQRRDTSSSSKSPTPERPPQPTRERERARERQSPEGVSATESEREDQPDGCLRHGNQQRASASVHRGASLTSNKTSNSSLGSNYSAGGNNKTIFNRTMKKVRSLMKNNELEDEELSGIILSKATSPNAGRMIFW; encoded by the exons atgaaaaatgtacGCGAAATTCCCATTGAGGTGGAGCAGAGCAAG GAAGCGCTCTCTCTGCGCACCGGCGACATCACACAGCAGGCGAGCAACAATGTGGCCGCCACCAGTATTACGGTGCAGAGCGAGAACTTCTCGGCAGACAAGAAGGCGATCTCGCAGTCGCAGCAATCGCAGACGATGACCTCCAACGGGATCATCAGCCAGGAGAAGCATGTGTCCTCCGCCTCGCAGGCCAACTACTCGATGCTGCACAAGGGCGTCTCGAGCACCGGCAGCAGCATGATCACCTCCCAGATGTCCGCGATGAACGGACAGATGCTGAAGCTCACCGATCTCAAGTTGGACGACCTCAAGTCTTTAACAGCGGGCAGTGGGCAGCAGGAGATCGAGCAGACGATCAACAAGTATTCCAACATGCTCACCTCGATAGTGAGTTCGCTGCAGGAGGACGAGCGAGGTGGCACCGCCATAGCCACGCATGAGGTGGGTGCCAAGAAGTCGCAGTACCTGGAGAAGATCAACGAGGTTATCCGGAGGGCCTGGGCAGTGCCCACCCATGGTCACGAGCTGGGCTACTCGCTGTGCAACTCACTGCGCCAAAGTGGCGGCCTCGATCTTCTCATGAAGAACTGCGTGAAGCCAGATTTGCAGTTCTCCTCCGCCCAGCTACTCGAGCAGTGCCTGACCACCGAGAACCGCAAGCATGTGGTGGACAATGGCCTCGATAAGGTCGTGAATGTGGCCTGCGTTTGCACGAAGAACTCGAATATGGAGCACTCGCGTGTGGGCACGGGCATCCTGGAGCATCTGTTCAAGCACTCGGAAGGCACTTGTTCGGATGTGATAAGGCTAGGAGGTCTGGACGCCGTGCTCTTCGAGTGCCGCACCAGCGATCTGGAGACCCTGCGCCACTGCGCCAGTGCTTTGGCGAATCTGTCGCTCTACGGCGGAGCCGAGAATCAGGAGGAGATGATCCTGCGCAAGGTGCCCATGTGGCTGTTCCCGCTGGCCTTTCACAACGACGACAACATCAAGTACTATGCCTGCCTCGCGATTGCAGTGCTGGTGGCCAACAAGGAGATCGAGGCGGAGGTGCTGAAGTCGGGATGCCTGGATCTGGTGGAGCCCTTTGTCACCACCCATGATCCCTCGGCCTTTGCGAGATCCAATCTGGCGCATGCCCACGGGCAGAGCAAACATTGGCTCAAGCGATTGGTGCCGGTGCTCAGTTCAAATCGCGAAGAGGCCCGCAATCTGGCAGCCTTCCACTTTTGCATGGAGGCGGGCATCAAGAGGGAGCAGGGCAACACGGACATCTTCCGGGAGATCAATGCCATAGAGGCTCTAAAGACCGTGGCCAGTTGCCCCAATGCCATTGCCTCCAAATTTGCGGCCCAGGCTTTAAGATTAATCGGGGAGACTGTGCCGCACAAGCTGTCGCAACAGGTGCCCCTGTGGTCCGTGGAGGATGTGCAGGAGTGGGTGAAGCAGATCGGATTCAATGACTACATCGACAAGTTCAACGAGTCCCAGGTGGACGGCGATCTGTTGCTGAAGCTCAACCATGATAATCTTCGGGCGGACATTGGAATCTGCAATGGAATCCTGCTGAAGCGATTCGAACGCGAGCTGCAAAACCTCAAGCGAATGGCCGACTACTCGTCCAAGGACACGGCCAAGATGCACCAGTTTCTCTCGGAGATCGGCACCGACTACTGCACCTACACGTATGCCATGCTGAACGCGGGCATCGATAAGTGTGCCTTGCCGCATGTCAACGAGGACATGCTGATGACGGAGTGCGGCATCCACAATTCAATCCATCGCCTGCGAATCCTCAATGCGGTGAAGAACCTGGAGAACTCGCTGCCCAGCTCGTCGGAGGAGAATATGGCCAAGACACTGGATGTCTTTGTTAGCTACCGGCGATCCAATGGCTCTCAGCTGGCCAGCCTGCTCAAG GTTCACCTGCAGCTGCGTGGCTTCTCCGTGTTTATCGACGTGGAGCGTCTGGAGGCGGGCAAATTCGACAACGGCCTCTTGAACAGTATTCGGCAGGCAAAGAACTTTGTCTTAGTATTAACGCCCGATGCTTTGCACCGCTGCATCAACGACGAGGACTGCAAGGACTGGGTGCATCGC GAAATCGTGGCCGCTTTGAACTCGAACTGCAACATCATACCCATCATGGACCAGCACTTCGATTGGCCCGAGGTGGAGCGACTGCCGGAGGACATGCGCAGCGTGGCGCACTTCAATGGGGTTAGTTGGATCCACGACTACCAGGACGCCTGCATCGATAAGCTCGAAAG ATTTTTGCGCGGCGAAAAGAATATCGATCGCATTGCGGCGATGGTGCCGGGCACCCCCGGTTCGGTCTCATACCAAAGAATGCACAGCAACGACTCCGACTACCAGGGCGGCGGCGGATCAGGAGCAGCAactggaggagcaggaggaggaggtggtggcggCGGCGCAGGCAGTGTGGTGGATGGCCTGATGGCGGCGGCCAATGGCAGCGGACAAG CTAATCACCAGGCAAATAGGTACCGCCAATCCCCCTCACCAGCCCGCCAAAGGGGCAGCACCTCGCAGCTGAGTGGCTATTCGCGGGCGCCCTCGAAGCGCTCCCAGATCCTCACTCCCTATCGCACCCAGCAGGCTGCCCTGCTGCACAAATCGGGAGCGGGTTCCGCGTCCATGCAGAACATGACGCCGCTGGCGTATCTGCCACCGCGTCGCAGTTCGGCGGCGGGATTGGGTCATGGATCTGGTTCCGGCATGGGCAGTGGCTATCGATCGCACAGCGTGGATGGGTTGCTGGACCAGGCGGGCTCGACGCCCGAACAGAGGatagcagcggcagcggccaAGGTGACGGCGGGCAGCACGGCTCTAACGAATGCCAGTTCCACGAGCACCCTGCAAcccgaagaggaggaggaggcggaagCGCCCACCACCGGTGACTCGGTGATGCGGCGGGACAAGCATACCCTGTCGCCACCGGCGAATGTCCAGCAGCACCGGAAGTCCCGAAGCCTGGACCACATACTCAGCAAACAGACGCTGGCCGAACTGCTGCCACCGAGTAGCGAACTCTCGGACGGAACGCAGAGTATGCAGAATCTGGCCATTCCAATGACCCCGCAACCCCAGCGAAGGGACACCAGCTCCTCCTCGAAATCACCGACGCCCGAAAGACCTCCGCAACCCACGAGGGAGCGGGAGAGGGCGAGGGAACGGCAGAGTCCCGAGGGCGTGAGTGCTACGGAAAGCGAGCGGGAGGATCAGCCCGATGGGTGTCTGCGACATGGCAATCAACAGAGGGCTTCGGCCTCGGTTCATCGCGGAGCCAGTTTGACTAGCAACAAGACCTCCAACTCGTCGCTGGGCTCCAACTACAGTGCCGGGGGAAACAACAAGACGATCTTCAATCGAACGATGAAGAAGGTCCGCTCGCTGATGAAAAA CAACGAACTGGAGGACGAGGAACTGTCGGGCATTATTCTGTCCAAGGCCACCTCCCCCAATGCTGGCCGCATGATATTTTGGTAG